In Esox lucius isolate fEsoLuc1 chromosome 6, fEsoLuc1.pri, whole genome shotgun sequence, the following proteins share a genomic window:
- the LOC105010558 gene encoding SPARC, giving the protein MRLLELLETPLLCILTMNLLFLLLLTIHSDWAMGGRAQRKQRQAEDTLRPYLGRVDPAQLCELLKCHSPKGSWCQVVMENGALVPKCVCPKTCPWQGAPVCSVLGKTYGNECLLHREACRKRRRIGLAHAGSCLVSKANCTEKEYGQFPYRLMDWFLLLSRMGASYAPYAPPQNCLSHTQRTHLAQQTFALLDKNNDGKLSQRELRKLRYKRMPLEQCAASFLQSCDSNKNSKVTLAEWISCLVDRSERWFQSFMSMKMGSSKLCPVNTKNNL; this is encoded by the exons ATGCGCCTATTAG aatTATTAGAAACTCCTCTCCTTTGCATACTAACTATGAACCTGCTGTTCCTGCTGCTTCTGACCATTCACTCTGACTGGGCCATG ggaGGCAGAGCTCAGCGCAAACAGCGGCAGGCTGAGGACACCCTGAGACCGTATCTGGGAAGGGTGGACCCAG CCCAACTGTGTGAGCTGCTGAAGTGCCATAGTCCCAAGGGTTCCTGGTGTCAGGTGGTGATGGAGAACGGAGCGCTTgtcccaaagtgtgtgtgtcctaaGACCTGCCCATG GCAGGGGGCGCCAGTGTGCAGTGTTCTAGGAAAGACATACGGGAATGAGTGTCTGCTGCATAGAGAAGCCTGCCGCAAGAGACGTCGGATTGGACTGGCTCATGCAGGGTCCTGCCTAG TTTCAAAGGCAAACTGCACAGAGAAGGAGTATGGCCAGTTCCCATACCGCCTCATGGACTGGTTCCTGTTATTGAGTCGCATGGGAGCGTCCTACGCCCCCTACGCCCCACCCCAGAACTGCCTGAGCCACACCCAGCGCACTCATTTAGCCCAG CAAACATTTGCCCTGCTGGACAAGAACAACGATGGGAAGCTGAGTCAGAGAGAACTGAGGAAGTTACGCTACAAGAGAATGCCTCTAGAACAATGTGCTGCCTCGTTTTTACA GTCATGTGACAGTAACAAGAACAGTAAGGTGACCCTGGCTGAATGGATCTCCTGTCTGGTGGATCGCTCCGAGAGATGGTTCCAGAGCTTCATGT cAATGAAAATGGGATCTAGTAAGCTGTGTCCCGTGAACACCAAAAACAACCTTTGA